In Mycobacterium gallinarum, a single window of DNA contains:
- a CDS encoding DUF1707 SHOCT-like domain-containing protein, with product MANRQTAGTRAKDSDRNDTCQILDSALADGQLSMEEHRTRVALATQSETLGDLQSLISDLQTGNAPVQLPDLKRQSKMPSGGGGWGIRLAVAGVLVALGIGIGWGLYGNTTSPLSFTSDPGAKSDGIPGKVLTPPKQLQSLGGLNGLLEQMRQQFGDTMGYDMVIYPEYAVLYRPDPSDERRKLSYTYRGGFDDPTTSAKSEDDVLVDLGAFDVETAVGILRGAAETVGLNPADVKKDSTYLTIDPAKDPTAPGELTLRANVSSDFGSGSVTFAGDGTVKRIDDVT from the coding sequence GTGGCGAACCGGCAAACAGCAGGAACGCGGGCCAAAGACAGCGACCGCAACGACACCTGCCAGATTCTCGACAGCGCGCTCGCCGACGGGCAGCTGTCGATGGAAGAGCACCGCACCCGTGTCGCCCTGGCGACGCAGTCGGAGACGCTCGGCGACCTGCAGTCGCTGATCTCCGACCTGCAGACCGGCAATGCACCCGTTCAGTTACCCGACCTCAAGCGGCAGTCCAAGATGCCGTCGGGCGGCGGAGGGTGGGGAATCCGCCTGGCCGTGGCCGGCGTGCTGGTCGCGCTCGGCATCGGCATCGGCTGGGGCCTCTACGGCAACACCACCTCGCCGCTGAGCTTCACCTCCGATCCGGGTGCTAAGTCCGACGGCATCCCGGGGAAGGTTTTGACGCCGCCCAAGCAGCTCCAGTCGCTCGGTGGTCTCAACGGGCTGCTCGAGCAGATGCGCCAGCAGTTCGGCGACACCATGGGATACGACATGGTGATCTATCCGGAGTACGCGGTGCTGTACCGGCCCGACCCCAGCGATGAGCGCCGCAAGCTGAGCTACACCTATCGCGGCGGGTTCGACGATCCGACCACCTCGGCCAAGAGCGAAGATGACGTCCTGGTGGACCTGGGTGCGTTCGACGTCGAAACTGCGGTCGGCATCCTGCGCGGCGCCGCCGAGACCGTCGGCCTGAACCCCGCCGACGTGAAGAAGGACAGCACCTACCTGACCATCGACCCGGCGAAAGATCCGACGGCCCCCGGCGAACTGACGCTGCGCGCAAACGTGTCGAGTGACTTCGGCAGCGGTTCGGTCACCTTCGCGGGCGACGGCACGGTCAAACGCATCGACGACGTCACCTGA
- a CDS encoding DUF1707 SHOCT-like domain-containing protein, whose amino-acid sequence MAARHTPRMRARDTDRNDTCQILDSALAEGQLSMEEHRHRVALATKAGTLGELQDLITDLQPTSAPVTPRPRRTFGMSGKGQLLVAAAVSGVLAIVIVVGVVIANSSDPDTGKPSVAAPPAPAGPAAPKKPADPGAAPDGVEPTVLSLPKQLHTLGGMTGLLDQMRARFGDTTGIELAIFPDRAMLFRPDPNDDQSKLLYTFDNGWGDPTSRPRDDEDNPTDLGAFDVEAVVEALRAAPEMVGVQPSDVSEIVVDIDEVPGPDGAPALELLVQVSSTSGADGYIYLDSAGNTKRVEYPG is encoded by the coding sequence GTGGCTGCGCGGCACACACCACGGATGCGGGCGAGGGACACCGACCGTAACGACACCTGCCAGATCCTCGACAGCGCACTCGCCGAGGGGCAACTCTCCATGGAAGAGCATCGCCATCGGGTCGCCCTCGCGACCAAGGCCGGCACACTCGGCGAACTCCAGGACCTGATCACCGACCTGCAGCCGACGAGCGCGCCCGTGACGCCGCGCCCGCGTCGAACGTTCGGGATGAGTGGCAAGGGCCAACTGCTGGTCGCGGCCGCCGTGAGCGGGGTACTGGCGATAGTCATCGTGGTCGGCGTGGTCATCGCCAATAGTTCAGACCCGGATACCGGGAAGCCGAGCGTCGCAGCGCCCCCAGCGCCGGCAGGTCCGGCCGCGCCGAAGAAGCCCGCGGACCCCGGAGCCGCACCCGACGGCGTGGAGCCGACGGTGCTGAGCCTGCCGAAACAGTTGCACACATTGGGTGGCATGACGGGCCTACTCGACCAGATGCGCGCGCGGTTCGGCGACACCACGGGCATCGAGCTCGCGATTTTTCCCGACCGCGCCATGCTTTTCCGCCCGGACCCCAACGACGATCAGTCAAAACTGCTGTACACGTTCGACAACGGCTGGGGGGATCCCACCAGCAGACCGAGGGACGACGAAGACAACCCCACCGACCTCGGCGCCTTCGATGTGGAGGCGGTGGTGGAGGCTCTACGCGCCGCGCCGGAGATGGTCGGTGTCCAGCCCTCCGATGTCTCAGAGATCGTCGTGGACATCGATGAGGTGCCGGGTCCCGATGGCGCCCCCGCGCTGGAATTGCTGGTGCAGGTGTCCAGCACGTCCGGCGCGGACGGATACATCTATCTCGACAGCGCGGGCAACACCAAGCGCGTCGAGTACCCCGGCTGA
- a CDS encoding SGNH/GDSL hydrolase family protein — protein sequence MTRRTRRLLAVACLAAALVSCGKSESPAPSSPTAQQPEGGTTSAVPDDDTVRYLALGDSLSQGVGAPDEQTGAFPALLAERWRGEGCQVELQNGGISGYTAEQVLTDEVPQIDSFAPTLITFQAGANDIVNGVTIEDYRKNVKSVLDAATASGARVIVLAQNEWFRSPEGQTYGEDLPAQREAFDSVLIEEANAAGAEFIDMRPLYTQQADENQWVEDGIHPTPEAYEAWAMELSSAVPAPCQ from the coding sequence GTGACCCGGCGGACGCGACGCCTGCTTGCGGTGGCCTGCCTGGCCGCCGCGCTGGTCAGCTGCGGCAAGTCCGAGAGCCCGGCACCGTCGTCGCCGACGGCACAGCAGCCGGAAGGTGGCACGACATCCGCCGTGCCGGACGACGACACCGTGCGCTATCTCGCGTTGGGCGATTCGCTGAGCCAGGGCGTCGGCGCGCCGGACGAGCAGACGGGTGCTTTCCCAGCGCTGCTGGCCGAGCGGTGGCGCGGTGAAGGCTGCCAGGTAGAGCTGCAGAATGGAGGCATCAGCGGCTACACGGCCGAGCAGGTGCTGACCGACGAGGTGCCCCAGATCGACTCGTTCGCACCGACGTTGATCACTTTCCAGGCCGGCGCCAACGACATCGTCAACGGCGTGACGATCGAGGACTATCGGAAGAACGTGAAGTCGGTACTCGATGCGGCGACGGCCAGTGGTGCGCGCGTGATCGTGCTGGCGCAGAACGAATGGTTTCGGTCGCCCGAGGGGCAGACCTACGGGGAGGACCTCCCTGCGCAGCGCGAGGCGTTCGACAGCGTGCTGATCGAAGAGGCCAACGCGGCGGGCGCCGAATTCATTGACATGCGACCGTTGTACACGCAACAGGCCGATGAAAACCAATGGGTCGAGGATGGGATTCACCCGACCCCGGAAGCCTACGAAGCGTGGGCGATGGAATTGTCCAGCGCAGTGCCTGCGCCGTGCCAGTGA
- a CDS encoding PadR family transcriptional regulator, with protein sequence MLELAILGLLLESPMHGYELRKRLTGLLGAFRAFSYGSLYPALRRMQADGLIVEDAAPEGIPKMRRARRVYRLSEAGIQRFTELVADTGPQNFSDDGFGVHLAFFNRTPAEARMRILEGRRRQVEERREGLREAVARASSSIDRYTRQLHQLGLESSEREVKWLNELIAAERTAQQRAEQP encoded by the coding sequence ATGTTGGAGCTCGCCATCCTGGGCCTTCTGCTCGAATCTCCCATGCACGGCTACGAGCTGCGTAAACGTCTGACCGGTCTGCTCGGCGCGTTCCGGGCGTTTTCCTACGGCTCGCTGTACCCCGCGCTGCGGCGCATGCAGGCCGACGGACTGATCGTGGAGGACGCCGCCCCGGAAGGCATCCCCAAGATGCGCCGCGCGCGACGCGTCTACCGGCTCAGCGAAGCAGGCATCCAACGATTCACCGAACTGGTTGCCGACACCGGCCCCCAGAACTTCTCCGACGACGGATTTGGCGTTCACCTCGCCTTCTTCAACCGCACACCCGCCGAAGCGCGGATGCGGATTCTGGAGGGCCGCCGTCGTCAAGTGGAGGAGCGCCGCGAGGGCCTGCGCGAAGCAGTGGCGCGGGCCAGCAGCTCGATCGACCGCTACACCCGGCAGCTTCACCAGCTCGGGTTGGAGTCCAGCGAGCGCGAAGTGAAATGGCTCAACGAACTGATTGCGGCGGAACGGACCGCGCAGCAACGGGCTGAACAGCCGTAA
- a CDS encoding patatin-like phospholipase family protein — translation MSDLPFDCDLVLKGGITSGVVYPTAIVELARDHRFHNIGGASAGAIAAVAAAAAEYGRQTGGGGFDELNAIPDQLAQEDTPSRQTMLQRLFVAQPETREYFDLFWQQKKLEGGLFTRAKAVLPTLLRHSPTFPKFKVANVFAVVLPLAAIVWAVLACSPGTIAFAVLTVLVGVVTYLVARVVAGVINMVRDAQQAVAANMHGLVNGRSVGDQMGLTDWLHERIERLAGGDRQSPLTYGDLARHDIGLVTLTTNLSQTSSETFPFSDLTWAFRPADIRTLFPEQVASHLERRGQAATEPSDQRTALEKAGLLQLPPAPELPVILGARISLSFPVVISAIPLWRLTPIRRGGQWVTEYREVWLSDGGICSNMPVHLFDHPLPSRPTYAINLGSGATDDDAEPGDDHSVMARAHRNVWRPIRTGSGAGAPISDIDSTAQLLGAVITTMQNWSDYSATRSLGIRDRVCTIRLSSKEGGMNLDMASTTIKGLAPRGQAAGENLGWMVRGTIPEHADPDQSDQAATQWTRHRWTRLRSTALGAGSYSDDVESGWAKPAVPQQGPHANNFTYAELAANAKTLQYLPYRSDWSATAGIALTAGIDALAAVDFGTANVVSKPPFRPLILSTRGEPVTELNERTQRDELPTS, via the coding sequence ATGTCCGATCTGCCATTCGACTGCGACCTCGTATTGAAGGGCGGAATCACCAGCGGCGTCGTCTACCCCACCGCCATCGTCGAGCTTGCCCGCGACCACCGCTTCCACAACATCGGCGGCGCTTCGGCAGGAGCGATCGCCGCCGTCGCCGCTGCGGCAGCCGAATACGGGCGCCAGACCGGCGGCGGCGGGTTCGACGAACTGAACGCGATTCCCGACCAACTGGCGCAGGAGGACACGCCATCCCGCCAGACGATGCTGCAGCGACTCTTCGTGGCGCAGCCCGAAACCCGCGAGTACTTCGACCTGTTCTGGCAGCAGAAGAAGCTGGAGGGAGGGCTGTTCACACGCGCCAAAGCTGTACTTCCGACCCTCCTCCGACACAGCCCGACCTTTCCAAAGTTCAAGGTGGCCAATGTCTTTGCCGTCGTCCTTCCGCTGGCGGCGATCGTATGGGCGGTGCTCGCGTGCTCACCGGGAACAATTGCGTTCGCCGTGCTGACAGTGCTCGTCGGCGTGGTCACCTACCTGGTCGCTCGCGTGGTCGCGGGCGTCATCAACATGGTCCGTGACGCGCAGCAGGCCGTCGCCGCCAACATGCACGGCCTGGTCAACGGGCGGTCGGTCGGCGACCAGATGGGACTCACCGACTGGCTGCACGAACGAATCGAGCGACTGGCGGGCGGCGATCGTCAATCACCGCTGACCTACGGCGACCTCGCGCGCCACGACATCGGCCTCGTCACGCTGACGACCAACCTCTCGCAGACCTCGAGCGAGACCTTTCCCTTCTCGGACCTGACATGGGCGTTCCGGCCCGCCGACATCCGCACGCTGTTCCCCGAGCAGGTCGCTTCCCATCTCGAACGTCGGGGGCAGGCCGCGACCGAACCCTCGGACCAGCGCACGGCACTCGAAAAGGCGGGACTGCTGCAGCTGCCGCCGGCACCGGAGCTGCCGGTGATCCTCGGTGCGCGGATCAGTTTGTCGTTCCCCGTGGTGATCTCGGCGATTCCGCTATGGCGATTGACGCCGATTCGGCGCGGGGGCCAGTGGGTCACCGAGTACCGCGAGGTGTGGCTGTCCGACGGTGGCATCTGCTCGAACATGCCCGTCCACCTCTTCGACCATCCACTGCCGTCGCGCCCGACCTACGCCATCAACCTCGGCTCCGGTGCGACAGACGACGACGCGGAACCCGGCGATGACCATTCGGTGATGGCCCGCGCACACCGCAACGTGTGGCGCCCGATCCGGACCGGATCCGGTGCAGGAGCTCCCATCTCCGACATCGATTCCACCGCCCAGCTGCTGGGCGCGGTAATCACCACGATGCAGAACTGGTCGGACTACTCGGCGACCAGATCGCTCGGCATACGTGATCGTGTCTGCACCATTCGGCTGAGCTCGAAAGAGGGCGGCATGAACCTCGACATGGCGAGTACGACGATCAAGGGCCTGGCTCCGCGCGGACAGGCAGCCGGAGAGAACCTGGGCTGGATGGTGCGAGGGACCATCCCGGAGCACGCCGATCCCGATCAATCCGATCAAGCAGCGACGCAGTGGACCAGACACCGGTGGACGCGGCTGCGCTCGACGGCACTCGGCGCGGGTAGCTACTCCGACGACGTCGAGTCCGGCTGGGCGAAACCCGCTGTGCCCCAACAAGGACCGCACGCCAACAACTTCACCTACGCTGAACTGGCTGCCAACGCGAAGACGCTGCAGTACCTGCCCTACCGATCGGATTGGAGCGCGACCGCCGGCATCGCCCTCACGGCTGGCATCGACGCGCTCGCCGCCGTCGATTTCGGCACCGCCAACGTAGTGAGTAAGCCGCCGTTCCGACCACTCATATTGAGCACGCGCGGAGAGCCCGTCACCGAACTCAACGAGCGCACTCAGCGCGACGAACTGCCCACCAGCTGA
- a CDS encoding DUF5318 domain-containing protein — translation MRLQRQVVDYALRRRSLLAEVYSGRTGVSEVCDANPYLLRAAKFHGKPSSVTCPICRKEQLTLVSWVFGDHLGAVSGSARTAEELVLLATRYDEFSVHVVEVCRTCSWNHLVKSYVLGAIPPPKGSRTPRRTQTARSRARTASE, via the coding sequence GTGCGATTGCAGCGACAGGTGGTGGACTACGCCCTTCGGCGACGGTCCCTGCTGGCGGAGGTCTATTCGGGACGCACCGGCGTCTCCGAGGTCTGCGACGCCAATCCCTATCTGCTGCGAGCCGCGAAGTTCCACGGGAAGCCCAGTTCGGTGACGTGCCCGATCTGCCGCAAGGAACAGCTCACCCTGGTGTCCTGGGTGTTCGGCGACCATCTTGGCGCTGTGTCCGGTTCGGCGCGTACGGCCGAGGAGCTGGTTCTGTTGGCGACCCGTTACGACGAGTTCTCCGTACACGTGGTGGAGGTATGCCGCACCTGCAGCTGGAATCACTTGGTCAAGTCGTACGTACTCGGCGCCATCCCGCCACCGAAGGGGTCGCGCACACCGAGGCGGACCCAGACGGCGCGCAGTCGTGCGCGCACGGCCAGTGAATAG
- a CDS encoding DUF1707 SHOCT-like domain-containing protein, which translates to MARRQRPGMRAKDSDRSHTCQILDTALAEGQLSMEEHRQRIATATKAATLGELQGLLTDLQLQNAPVKPPQRSRTPRWVIQAGVAAAVLLVLGVVISWGLFDNDPPDRGEAPAAVTDSRGGDPDAVTTATPSGPRLLHSVGGINGLFEQMRGKFGDTTGYELSVYTDYAELIRLDPDDERFEARYRYEAGTWKGPYTNPSSGADTVDLSAFDAAAVLGVIRGIPQTFDLKPMNIIRTWFTVEPADDPSAPEAVTVRINVSTSFGTGFIDLDGAGNVKKIDQPL; encoded by the coding sequence GTGGCGAGGCGGCAGAGACCGGGAATGCGGGCGAAGGACAGCGACCGCAGTCATACCTGCCAGATTCTCGACACCGCACTGGCCGAAGGCCAACTCTCCATGGAAGAGCATCGGCAACGGATCGCCACCGCAACCAAGGCCGCGACGCTCGGGGAGCTGCAGGGCTTGCTGACGGATCTTCAACTGCAGAACGCTCCGGTGAAACCTCCGCAGCGGTCGCGCACACCCCGCTGGGTGATCCAGGCTGGGGTCGCCGCCGCTGTCCTGTTGGTGCTGGGCGTCGTCATCAGCTGGGGGTTGTTCGACAACGACCCACCGGACCGGGGCGAGGCACCGGCCGCGGTGACCGACAGCCGGGGTGGTGACCCCGACGCCGTGACCACCGCGACGCCCAGTGGACCTCGATTGCTTCACTCAGTCGGCGGGATCAACGGCCTGTTCGAGCAGATGCGCGGGAAGTTCGGCGACACCACGGGCTACGAACTGTCGGTGTACACCGACTACGCGGAACTGATCCGCCTGGATCCCGACGACGAACGCTTCGAGGCGCGGTACCGGTACGAAGCCGGAACGTGGAAGGGTCCATACACGAACCCCAGTTCCGGCGCCGACACCGTCGACTTGAGCGCGTTCGACGCGGCAGCGGTCCTCGGGGTCATCCGTGGCATTCCTCAGACGTTTGACCTCAAGCCGATGAACATCATCAGAACCTGGTTCACCGTCGAGCCCGCCGACGACCCGTCCGCACCCGAGGCGGTGACGGTGCGCATCAACGTCTCCACGAGCTTCGGCACCGGATTCATCGACCTCGACGGGGCCGGAAACGTCAAAAAGATCGACCAACCTCTCTGA
- a CDS encoding transglycosylase domain-containing protein, with translation MADGVSDPGPKHSEGVARHSDDAGRHRPQAEGPPPPRTRSLPPDDRRTAILPPVREAPPPQWRDPIDVVKAALDGTPAPKQPPPLPPRRPPGGGGPPEGPGGGPPRQRPQINWKWVRRGALVAVVAMIVLPIITFAMAYMIVEVPKPGDIRTNQVSTILASDGSELAKIVPPEGNRVDVNIDQIPVQVRNAVMAAEDRDFYSNPGFSFTGFIRAMKNNLFGGDLQGGSTITQQYVKNALVGDERSGVGGLIRKAKEVVISTKMAGEWSKDQVLQSYLNIIYFGRGSYGIAAASRAYFDKPVEQLSVAEGALLAALIQQPSGLDPAVNPEGAVERWNWVLDGMVTIGALSPQERAEQVFPVTVPPEQARSQNQTTGPNGLIERQVQRELLELFDIDEQTLNTEGLQITTTINPQAQRAAEEAAAEYLEGQDPDMRTAIVSINPKTGGVEAYYGGTDANGFDFAQAGLPTGSSFKVFALIAALQQGMGLGTQVDSSPVSMNGITINNVEGGGCGTCNIAEALKRSLNTSYYRLMLKLENGPADVAKAAHEAGIAESFPGVDHTLSEDGQGGPPNNGIVLGQYQSRVIDMASAYATIAASGVYHKPHFVQKVVNAAGEVLFDASQQDNEGEQRIDKKVAENVISAMQPIAAYSNGHALAGGRPSAAKTGTNQLGDTGANRDAWMVGFTPSLSTAVWVGTTEGTKPLENSYGSPVYGSGLPSDIWKATMDGALDGTDNETFPKPEEIGGYAGVPQAPAPPPSSPPPDVPPVPQTTVIQPTIELAPGVTIPWGPPTTVPVGPPAPVAPGAPQPVPVAPGAPVAPGAPPPPPGVPGAPPPPP, from the coding sequence ATGGCTGACGGCGTGAGCGACCCGGGGCCGAAGCATTCCGAGGGCGTGGCACGTCACTCCGACGACGCTGGACGCCATCGACCGCAGGCCGAGGGACCGCCGCCGCCGCGGACGCGCAGCCTTCCGCCCGACGACAGGAGAACCGCCATCCTGCCGCCGGTGCGTGAAGCACCGCCGCCGCAGTGGCGCGACCCCATCGACGTGGTGAAGGCCGCGCTCGACGGCACACCGGCGCCCAAGCAGCCGCCGCCGCTACCGCCGCGCCGCCCACCTGGCGGTGGGGGGCCGCCGGAGGGTCCGGGGGGTGGGCCGCCGCGTCAGCGTCCCCAGATCAACTGGAAGTGGGTCCGGCGCGGAGCCCTCGTCGCGGTGGTCGCGATGATCGTGCTGCCGATCATCACCTTCGCGATGGCGTACATGATCGTGGAGGTGCCCAAGCCGGGCGACATCCGCACCAATCAGGTGTCGACGATCCTGGCCAGTGACGGCAGCGAGCTCGCGAAAATCGTTCCGCCGGAAGGCAACCGCGTCGACGTCAACATCGACCAGATACCCGTGCAGGTGCGCAACGCGGTGATGGCCGCCGAGGACCGCGACTTCTACTCCAACCCGGGTTTCTCGTTCACCGGCTTCATCAGGGCCATGAAGAACAACTTGTTCGGTGGCGACCTGCAGGGTGGTTCGACCATCACGCAGCAGTACGTGAAGAACGCGTTGGTCGGTGACGAGCGCTCGGGTGTCGGCGGCCTGATCCGCAAAGCAAAAGAGGTGGTCATCTCGACGAAGATGGCCGGCGAGTGGTCCAAAGACCAAGTGCTGCAGTCATATCTGAACATCATCTATTTCGGCCGCGGCTCATACGGCATCGCTGCGGCGTCGAGGGCGTACTTCGACAAACCCGTCGAACAGCTCTCGGTCGCCGAGGGCGCGCTGTTGGCCGCGCTCATCCAGCAGCCGTCCGGCCTGGATCCGGCCGTCAACCCCGAGGGTGCGGTGGAGCGCTGGAACTGGGTGCTCGACGGCATGGTGACCATCGGTGCGCTCTCACCGCAAGAGCGTGCGGAGCAGGTCTTTCCGGTGACCGTGCCCCCTGAGCAGGCGCGGTCGCAGAACCAGACGACGGGCCCCAACGGACTCATCGAACGGCAGGTGCAGCGCGAACTGCTCGAGCTGTTCGACATCGACGAACAGACCCTGAACACCGAGGGTCTGCAGATCACCACCACGATCAACCCGCAGGCGCAGCGGGCCGCCGAGGAGGCCGCGGCCGAGTACCTCGAGGGGCAGGACCCCGACATGCGCACCGCGATCGTGTCGATCAATCCGAAGACGGGCGGGGTCGAGGCCTACTACGGCGGAACCGACGCCAACGGATTCGACTTCGCCCAGGCCGGTCTGCCGACGGGCTCGTCGTTCAAGGTGTTCGCGTTGATCGCCGCACTGCAGCAGGGAATGGGCTTGGGCACGCAGGTCGACAGTTCCCCGGTGTCGATGAACGGCATCACGATCAACAACGTCGAAGGCGGCGGCTGCGGCACCTGCAACATCGCCGAAGCTCTGAAGCGCTCACTGAACACCAGCTACTACCGGCTGATGCTCAAGTTGGAGAACGGGCCCGCTGACGTCGCGAAGGCCGCTCACGAGGCGGGCATCGCCGAGAGCTTCCCCGGCGTCGACCACACGCTGTCCGAGGACGGCCAGGGCGGACCGCCCAACAACGGCATCGTGTTGGGCCAGTACCAGAGCCGGGTCATCGATATGGCGTCGGCGTACGCGACCATCGCGGCGTCCGGCGTGTATCACAAACCGCACTTCGTGCAGAAGGTCGTCAACGCCGCGGGCGAGGTGTTGTTCGATGCGTCGCAGCAGGACAACGAGGGCGAGCAGCGCATCGACAAGAAGGTCGCCGAAAACGTCATCTCGGCCATGCAGCCGATCGCCGCGTACTCCAACGGCCACGCGCTGGCCGGCGGACGTCCGTCGGCCGCGAAGACGGGTACTAACCAGCTGGGGGACACCGGCGCCAACCGTGACGCGTGGATGGTCGGCTTCACACCGTCGTTGTCGACGGCGGTCTGGGTCGGCACCACCGAAGGCACCAAACCACTGGAGAACAGTTACGGCTCGCCGGTCTACGGTTCGGGTCTGCCGTCGGACATCTGGAAAGCGACGATGGACGGCGCGCTGGACGGAACCGACAACGAGACGTTCCCGAAGCCCGAGGAGATCGGCGGCTACGCCGGTGTGCCGCAAGCCCCGGCGCCGCCGCCGTCGAGCCCGCCGCCGGACGTCCCGCCCGTGCCGCAGACCACCGTGATTCAGCCGACGATCGAGCTGGCGCCCGGGGTCACGATCCCGTGGGGCCCACCCACGACTGTGCCCGTCGGCCCGCCTGCGCCCGTCGCACCCGGCGCGCCTCAGCCTGTGCCCGTCGCGCCCGGTGCGCCGGTCGCGCCTGGTGCGCCACCGCCGCCCCCCGGCGTGCCGGGTGCACCGCCTCCGCCTCCGTGA
- a CDS encoding glycosyltransferase family 87 protein, whose amino-acid sequence MASPARPAGFESPARPAEDRRSLDNRDMPSRTDTLGAALSGMIGGPVGRHALIGRQRFFTPLRAMLLIALVLLALGYSTKAACLQTTGTGPPDQRVANWDNQRAYYQLCYSDTVPLYTAELLNLGKFPYKSSWTEKDGEGKPKIRYDGDVAVRYMEYPVLTGLYQYGSMALAKSYTALAKLVSLPILAEVVMFFNIAAFGLALAWLATVWATSRLAGPRRVWDAALVAASPIVIFQIFTNFDALATAFATGAMLAWARRKPVLAGVLIGLGVAAKLYPLLLLAPLLVLAVRTGKGRDVAKTALAAVVTWVLVNLPIMVLFPRGWSEFFRLNSRRGDDMDSIYNVIRSFTGWGGFDPDLGVWEPPTVLNTVSALLFVSCCVAIAYIALTAKQRPRVAQIAFLVVAAFLLTNKVWSPQFSLWLVPLAVLALPHRRVLLAWMTIDALVWIPRMLYLYGQQNKGLPEQPFTVVVVLRDLAVIGLCALVIHQIYRPDKDLVRFGGEVDDPAGGVFDRAPDAPPRWLPDWLRPDRDRVRVGAPQPDPDPDPDQLVGSSSR is encoded by the coding sequence ATGGCATCGCCGGCTCGGCCGGCAGGGTTTGAATCGCCGGCTCGGCCGGCAGAAGACCGGCGGAGCCTCGACAACCGGGACATGCCCAGCCGCACGGACACCCTGGGCGCCGCCCTGTCCGGAATGATCGGCGGCCCGGTCGGCAGGCACGCACTCATCGGCCGCCAACGGTTCTTCACCCCGTTGCGCGCCATGCTGCTCATCGCGCTGGTGTTGCTCGCGCTCGGGTACTCGACCAAGGCGGCGTGCCTGCAGACCACCGGCACCGGCCCGCCTGACCAACGCGTCGCCAACTGGGACAACCAGCGGGCGTACTACCAGCTCTGCTACTCCGACACCGTCCCGCTGTACACCGCTGAACTGTTGAACCTCGGCAAGTTCCCGTACAAGTCCAGTTGGACTGAAAAGGACGGTGAGGGTAAGCCGAAGATCAGGTACGACGGCGATGTCGCGGTGCGGTACATGGAGTATCCGGTGTTGACCGGGCTGTACCAATACGGGTCGATGGCGCTGGCGAAGTCGTACACCGCGTTGGCAAAGCTGGTGTCGCTGCCGATCCTGGCCGAGGTGGTGATGTTCTTCAACATCGCGGCCTTCGGACTGGCGCTGGCGTGGCTGGCGACGGTGTGGGCGACGTCGCGACTAGCCGGCCCGCGCAGGGTGTGGGATGCGGCCCTGGTGGCGGCCTCGCCGATCGTGATCTTCCAGATCTTCACCAACTTCGACGCGCTCGCAACGGCTTTCGCGACGGGGGCGATGCTCGCGTGGGCGCGACGAAAGCCGGTGCTGGCCGGCGTGCTGATCGGCCTGGGCGTGGCGGCGAAGCTGTATCCGCTGCTGCTCCTCGCGCCGCTGCTGGTGTTGGCAGTGCGCACCGGCAAGGGACGTGACGTGGCTAAGACGGCACTCGCCGCCGTGGTCACCTGGGTGCTGGTGAACCTGCCGATCATGGTGCTGTTCCCGAGGGGATGGTCAGAGTTCTTCCGGCTCAACAGCCGTCGCGGTGACGACATGGATTCGATCTACAACGTGATCAGGTCGTTCACCGGCTGGGGTGGTTTCGATCCGGATCTGGGAGTGTGGGAGCCGCCGACGGTGCTGAACACCGTGTCGGCGCTGCTGTTCGTATCATGTTGCGTCGCAATCGCTTATATCGCGTTGACGGCCAAACAGCGGCCGCGGGTGGCGCAGATCGCGTTTCTGGTGGTCGCGGCGTTCCTGTTGACGAACAAGGTGTGGAGCCCGCAGTTCTCGCTGTGGCTGGTGCCGCTGGCGGTGCTCGCCCTGCCGCACCGGCGCGTCCTGCTTGCGTGGATGACGATAGACGCGCTGGTCTGGATTCCGCGGATGCTCTACCTCTACGGCCAGCAGAACAAGGGCCTGCCAGAGCAACCGTTCACCGTCGTGGTGGTACTCCGGGATCTCGCGGTGATCGGCTTGTGTGCGTTGGTGATTCATCAGATCTATCGACCCGACAAGGATCTGGTGCGCTTCGGCGGTGAGGTCGATGACCCGGCGGGAGGAGTCTTCGACCGCGCGCCCGACGCCCCGCCCCGATGGCTGCCCGACTGGCTACGCCCGGATCGGGACAGGGTGCGGGTGGGCGCGCCGCAGCCCGATCCCGATCCTGATCCCGATCAGCTGGTGGGCAGTTCGTCGCGCTGA